The Burkholderia mayonis genome window below encodes:
- a CDS encoding isochorismate synthase: MNALPKPESLSVIQNMLDAYEPDAALFFATPSHTLLAQDIVERVPHADEPLGARVQRALAQAREQGHDDAAVVGAVPFDVERPAALSVVRAMLRGGPLADVQAPPPAAHRYDTRATPSGDDYAAAVAQAVASIRAGHLDKVVLARTLELTGTQPVDVRALIERLAARNPHGYTFSVDVGDGRTLLGASPELLVSRFQGVMRANPLAGSAPRSSDPVEDRRRAEALLASAKDLDEHRVVVDAVKESLAPFCKKLVVPARPSLVHTQTMWHLSTEVTGETSADALALALALHPTPAVCGHPRSDAREAILRAEPFDRGFYAGTLGWVDARGDGEWIVTIRCAEARGDTLRLFAGAGIVGDSRPEAELAETAAKFRTMLDAMGVDRTAATDATDTTDAASGIVA, from the coding sequence GTGAACGCGCTTCCCAAGCCTGAGTCTTTATCAGTTATCCAGAATATGCTCGACGCATACGAGCCCGATGCGGCGCTCTTCTTCGCGACGCCGAGCCATACGCTGCTCGCGCAGGACATCGTCGAGCGAGTGCCGCATGCGGACGAGCCGCTCGGCGCGCGCGTGCAGCGTGCGCTCGCGCAAGCTCGCGAGCAGGGGCACGACGATGCGGCGGTCGTCGGCGCGGTGCCGTTCGACGTCGAGCGTCCCGCGGCGCTCAGCGTCGTGCGCGCGATGCTGCGCGGCGGCCCGCTCGCCGACGTGCAGGCGCCGCCGCCCGCCGCGCATCGCTACGACACGCGCGCGACGCCGTCGGGCGACGATTATGCGGCCGCCGTCGCGCAAGCGGTCGCGAGCATTCGCGCCGGGCATCTCGACAAGGTCGTGCTCGCACGCACGCTCGAGCTGACGGGCACGCAGCCGGTCGACGTGCGCGCGCTGATCGAAAGGCTCGCCGCGCGCAATCCGCACGGCTATACGTTTTCGGTCGACGTCGGAGACGGGCGCACGCTGCTCGGCGCGAGCCCCGAGCTGCTCGTCAGCCGCTTCCAGGGCGTGATGCGCGCGAATCCGCTCGCCGGGTCCGCGCCGCGCAGCAGCGATCCGGTCGAAGACCGCAGGCGCGCGGAGGCGCTGCTCGCGTCGGCGAAGGATCTCGACGAGCATCGCGTCGTCGTCGACGCGGTGAAGGAAAGCCTCGCGCCGTTCTGCAAGAAGCTCGTCGTGCCCGCGCGTCCGTCGCTCGTCCATACGCAGACGATGTGGCATCTGTCGACCGAAGTCACCGGCGAAACGAGCGCCGATGCGCTGGCGCTCGCGCTCGCGCTGCATCCGACGCCAGCTGTTTGCGGCCATCCGCGCAGCGACGCGCGCGAAGCGATCCTGCGCGCCGAGCCGTTCGATCGCGGCTTCTATGCGGGCACGCTCGGCTGGGTCGATGCACGCGGCGACGGCGAGTGGATCGTCACGATCCGCTGCGCGGAAGCGCGGGGCGACACGTTACGGCTCTTCGCGGGCGCGGGCATCGTTGGCGATTCTCGGCCGGAAGCGGAGCTCGCGGAAACGGCCGCGAAGTTCCGCACGATGCTCGACGCGATGGGCGTCGATCGAACGGCGGCAACCGATGCGACCGACACGACCGACGCGGCCTCGGGGATCGTCGCATGA
- a CDS encoding (2,3-dihydroxybenzoyl)adenylate synthase — MTLAHWTPWPDGVAAEYRRKGYWQGQSFGDLLDELATRHGERIALVDGDTRWSYRRLANEATRVARGLAARGIRPHDRVVVQLPNCVEFFAVVFALFRLGALPVFALPAHRRQEIGHFCRHAEAVAYVAADRHGGFDYRALAKTVQAEAPTLEHVLIVGDAGEHVALADLGDDEAIALPDGPGAHEVAFLQLSGGSTGTPKLIPRTHDDYLYSIRESARICGLDEASVYLCALPVAHNYALSSPGTFGALYAGATVVLCDGGSPDQAFPLIERERVTIAALVPSLVPVWLAAAAKRRVALASLRVVQVGGARFDVTLARRIEPELGAKLQQVFGMAEGLVNYTRLDDPVDVVVHTQGRPISSDDEIRIVDDGDRPVAPGEVGHLLTRGPYTIRGYYKADAHNVRAFTPDGFYRTGDRVRMTAAGHLVVEGRAKDQINRGGEKIAAEEVEHLLLAHPGVVDAALVAMPDPYLGEKSCAYVIGSEPTPRATELLRFLREQGIAAYKIPDRIEFVGAFPKTPVGKTDKKALRSDIANRLATAEATVG; from the coding sequence ATGACGCTCGCGCATTGGACGCCGTGGCCGGACGGCGTCGCAGCCGAGTATCGGCGCAAAGGCTATTGGCAAGGGCAATCGTTCGGAGACCTGCTCGACGAGCTTGCCACGCGGCACGGCGAGCGCATCGCGCTCGTCGACGGCGACACGCGCTGGTCGTACCGGCGGCTCGCGAACGAAGCGACGCGCGTCGCGCGCGGACTCGCGGCGCGCGGTATTCGTCCGCACGATCGCGTCGTCGTCCAGTTGCCGAACTGCGTCGAGTTCTTCGCGGTCGTCTTCGCGCTGTTCAGGCTCGGCGCGCTGCCCGTGTTCGCGCTGCCCGCGCATCGCAGGCAGGAGATCGGCCACTTTTGCAGGCACGCGGAAGCGGTCGCATACGTCGCGGCGGACCGGCACGGCGGATTCGACTACCGCGCACTCGCGAAGACCGTGCAGGCGGAAGCGCCGACGCTCGAGCACGTGCTGATCGTCGGCGATGCGGGCGAGCACGTCGCGCTGGCCGATCTGGGCGACGACGAAGCGATCGCGCTGCCAGACGGCCCAGGCGCGCACGAAGTCGCGTTTCTGCAGTTGTCGGGCGGCAGCACGGGTACGCCGAAACTGATTCCACGCACGCATGACGACTATCTGTACAGCATCCGCGAAAGCGCGCGCATCTGCGGGCTCGACGAAGCGAGTGTCTACCTGTGCGCGCTGCCCGTCGCGCACAACTACGCACTGAGCTCGCCCGGCACGTTCGGCGCGCTGTACGCAGGCGCCACCGTCGTGTTGTGCGACGGCGGCAGTCCCGATCAGGCATTTCCGTTGATCGAGCGCGAACGCGTGACGATCGCAGCGCTCGTGCCGTCGCTCGTTCCCGTGTGGCTTGCCGCCGCCGCGAAACGGCGCGTCGCGCTCGCGAGTCTGCGCGTCGTGCAGGTCGGCGGCGCGCGCTTCGACGTGACACTCGCGCGGCGCATCGAGCCGGAGCTCGGCGCGAAGCTGCAGCAGGTATTCGGGATGGCTGAGGGTCTCGTCAACTACACGCGGCTCGACGATCCCGTCGACGTGGTCGTCCACACGCAAGGTCGGCCGATTTCCTCGGACGACGAGATCCGCATCGTCGACGACGGCGATCGTCCGGTCGCGCCGGGCGAGGTAGGGCATCTGCTGACGCGCGGGCCGTACACGATTCGAGGCTACTACAAAGCGGACGCGCACAACGTGCGCGCGTTTACGCCGGACGGCTTCTATCGGACGGGCGACCGCGTGCGGATGACCGCGGCCGGTCATCTCGTCGTCGAAGGGCGCGCGAAGGATCAGATCAACCGTGGCGGCGAGAAGATCGCGGCCGAAGAGGTCGAGCATCTGCTGCTCGCGCATCCGGGCGTCGTCGACGCGGCGCTCGTCGCGATGCCCGATCCGTATCTCGGCGAGAAGAGCTGCGCGTACGTGATCGGCAGCGAGCCGACGCCGCGCGCGACGGAGCTGCTGCGCTTCCTGCGCGAGCAAGGCATCGCCGCCTACAAGATTCCCGATCGAATCGAATTCGTCGGCGCATTCCCGAAGACGCCCGTCGGCAAGACCGACAAGAAAGCGCTGCGCAGCGACATCGCGAACCGGCTGGCCACGGCCGAAGCGACCGTCGGCTGA
- a CDS encoding isochorismatase family protein, producing MAIPKIPSYPMPADIPESRVAWRFDAARAALLVHDMQDYFLDFYDRDAAPIPDAIANVRRLIDFAHANGMPVYYTAQLPQQSAAERGLLTDMWGPGLTAQPGRAPICSALAPASGDIVLDKWRYSAFQRSDFESMLRGAQRDQLAICGIYAHIGCLMTACEAFMKDVQPFFVADALADFSEHEHRMALDYVARRCGKVVLARELADDRRAAAEPESIAAVAAQVARLLQIAAADLPPHDNLLDHGLDSVRIMTLVETWRQAGRDVSFVQLAEAPTLAAWAQLLQRADRVAA from the coding sequence ATGGCCATTCCGAAGATCCCTTCATATCCGATGCCTGCGGACATCCCCGAGAGTCGCGTCGCATGGCGCTTCGACGCCGCTCGCGCGGCGCTCCTCGTGCACGACATGCAGGACTACTTCCTCGACTTCTACGATCGCGACGCGGCGCCGATTCCCGATGCGATCGCGAACGTGCGTCGCCTGATCGATTTCGCGCACGCGAACGGCATGCCGGTGTACTACACCGCGCAGTTGCCGCAGCAATCGGCCGCCGAGCGCGGGCTGTTGACCGACATGTGGGGACCGGGCCTGACCGCGCAGCCCGGGCGCGCGCCGATCTGCTCGGCGCTCGCGCCGGCATCGGGCGACATCGTTCTCGACAAGTGGCGCTACAGCGCATTTCAACGTTCGGATTTCGAATCGATGCTGCGCGGCGCGCAGCGCGACCAGCTCGCGATCTGCGGCATCTATGCGCATATCGGCTGCCTGATGACCGCATGCGAGGCGTTCATGAAGGATGTCCAGCCGTTCTTCGTTGCCGATGCACTCGCCGATTTCTCCGAGCACGAGCATCGGATGGCGCTCGATTACGTCGCGCGCCGCTGCGGCAAGGTCGTGCTCGCGCGCGAGCTCGCCGACGATCGGCGGGCCGCGGCCGAGCCGGAATCGATCGCGGCCGTCGCGGCGCAGGTTGCGCGCTTGCTGCAGATCGCCGCAGCGGACCTGCCGCCGCACGACAACCTGCTCGACCATGGGCTCGACTCGGTGCGGATCATGACGCTCGTCGAGACGTGGCGTCAGGCGGGGCGCGACGTGTCGTTCGTGCAGCTCGCCGAAGCGCCGACGCTCGCCGCATGGGCGCAACTGCTTCAACGCGCGGACCGCGTGGCCGCATGA
- a CDS encoding DUF2218 domain-containing protein, giving the protein MQQPDSNAPSDALLVSTAELTVPQADRVLFKMCKHYAIKVPVAFDAHRAAIDFPYGKCHVLRTDDTLSIRCEADSIEKLEQIQYVMDEHLALMARNKQLVVDWRRA; this is encoded by the coding sequence ATGCAACAGCCGGATTCGAACGCGCCGTCGGATGCGCTCCTCGTCAGCACCGCCGAACTCACGGTGCCGCAGGCCGACCGCGTGCTGTTCAAGATGTGCAAGCACTACGCGATCAAGGTGCCGGTCGCGTTCGACGCGCATCGCGCGGCGATCGACTTTCCGTACGGCAAGTGCCACGTGCTGCGCACCGACGACACCTTGAGCATCCGCTGCGAAGCCGATTCGATCGAGAAGCTCGAACAGATCCAGTACGTGATGGACGAGCACCTCGCGCTAATGGCGCGCAACAAGCAACTGGTCGTCGACTGGCGGCGCGCCTGA